In the genome of Nocardia sp. NBC_00416, one region contains:
- a CDS encoding TIGR03564 family F420-dependent LLM class oxidoreductase produces MRIGVMIGPERGDTARKAARMVDDIKWAEAAGMDTAWIPQIPTDFDALVTVALLGSVTERIELGTAVVPLQAQHPIALARQALSAHAVAGGRLALGVGPSHHWIVEDMLGLPYEKPAAYSRDYLEVLGPALNGPGTIQVSNGSFTVHNPLDVGPVAPLPVLIAALGPVMLRIAGEHTDGTILWMADERAIADHVVPRITKAAADAGRAAPRIVAGLPICLCAAADIDTARERANRILGEAEVSPNYQRLLEKGEARDIGDICIAGDEEAIAAGLRRYAEAGATDLSVRLLPIGDNRDELVASKRRTREMIAEIAKDLR; encoded by the coding sequence GTGCGGATCGGTGTGATGATCGGGCCCGAGCGTGGCGATACCGCGCGCAAGGCCGCCCGGATGGTCGACGACATCAAATGGGCCGAGGCGGCCGGGATGGACACTGCCTGGATTCCGCAGATCCCCACGGATTTCGACGCGCTGGTCACTGTCGCGCTGCTGGGATCGGTGACCGAACGGATCGAACTCGGAACCGCGGTGGTCCCGTTGCAGGCACAGCATCCGATCGCACTGGCCCGGCAGGCCCTGTCGGCGCACGCGGTGGCCGGGGGACGGCTCGCGCTGGGGGTCGGGCCGTCGCATCACTGGATCGTGGAAGACATGCTCGGGCTGCCGTACGAGAAGCCCGCCGCGTACAGCCGCGACTACCTCGAGGTGCTCGGGCCCGCGTTGAACGGTCCCGGCACGATCCAGGTGTCGAACGGGAGCTTCACGGTGCACAACCCGCTCGATGTCGGCCCGGTGGCGCCCTTGCCGGTGCTGATCGCGGCCTTGGGACCGGTCATGCTGCGGATCGCGGGTGAACACACCGACGGCACGATCCTGTGGATGGCCGACGAACGCGCCATCGCCGACCATGTGGTCCCCCGGATCACCAAGGCCGCCGCCGACGCCGGGCGCGCCGCGCCGCGCATCGTGGCGGGTCTGCCCATCTGCCTGTGCGCCGCCGCCGACATCGACACCGCCCGGGAGCGGGCCAACCGGATCCTCGGCGAGGCCGAGGTCTCGCCCAACTATCAGCGGCTGCTGGAAAAGGGCGAGGCCCGCGATATCGGGGATATCTGCATCGCCGGTGACGAGGAGGCGATCGCCGCCGGTCTGCGCCGATACGCCGAGGCCGGGGCGACCGACCTGTCGGTGCGTCTGCTGCCGATCGGCGACAATCGTGACGAACTGGTCGCCTCCAAGCGCCGGACCCGCGAGATGATCGCGGAGATCGCGAAGGACCTGCGATGA
- a CDS encoding NADP-dependent oxidoreductase → MGEKNRQWVLVRRPAGNEYANAVELRDGETPDLAAGDVLIRNIYFSLDAGTRMWMGPREDSYSPPTPLGSPVISTVLGSVVASRHPDYRAGDLVRAYGQWADFSISRPDEVYVERVSRALDDPRQHLGVFGANGWTAYLGVLEYGEARPGETFVVSAASGVTGALAGQIAAAHGCRVVGITGSPEKCAWLTDELGFDAAIDRNAGELGAALREACPQGVDVYFDNVGGAVLDEVLGEMALFGRVAVCGLLTHYDRDESGPGPGRFDQILMKRLTMRGFFSPDFYHRGPDLNRRMLPWYDEGKVRMAFEVTSGLEHTLDAYARLFTGEKVGKALVQVGELDS, encoded by the coding sequence ATGGGTGAGAAGAATCGGCAATGGGTCCTGGTCCGGCGGCCGGCCGGCAACGAGTACGCGAACGCGGTCGAATTGCGCGACGGCGAGACACCGGATCTCGCCGCCGGCGATGTGCTGATCCGCAATATCTACTTCTCGCTCGACGCGGGAACCCGGATGTGGATGGGGCCGCGGGAGGATTCCTATTCACCCCCGACGCCGTTGGGTTCGCCGGTCATCAGCACGGTGCTGGGTTCGGTGGTGGCCTCCCGGCATCCCGACTATCGGGCCGGCGATCTGGTGCGGGCCTACGGTCAGTGGGCGGATTTCTCGATCTCCCGGCCGGACGAGGTGTACGTGGAACGGGTGAGCCGTGCGCTCGACGACCCGCGCCAGCACCTGGGTGTTTTCGGAGCCAACGGTTGGACCGCCTACCTGGGTGTCCTGGAATACGGGGAGGCGCGCCCGGGGGAGACGTTCGTCGTCTCGGCGGCGTCGGGGGTGACCGGTGCGCTGGCGGGGCAGATCGCGGCGGCGCACGGGTGCCGGGTCGTCGGGATCACCGGTTCGCCGGAGAAATGCGCCTGGCTCACCGACGAACTCGGGTTCGACGCCGCGATAGACCGTAATGCCGGTGAGCTCGGCGCCGCGTTGCGTGAGGCTTGTCCGCAGGGGGTCGACGTCTACTTCGACAATGTGGGCGGCGCGGTCCTCGACGAAGTGCTGGGCGAAATGGCGCTGTTCGGCCGGGTCGCGGTCTGCGGGCTGCTGACCCACTACGACCGCGACGAGTCCGGGCCCGGACCGGGACGTTTCGACCAGATCCTGATGAAGCGGCTGACCATGCGCGGCTTCTTCTCGCCGGACTTCTATCACCGCGGCCCGGACCTGAATCGCCGGATGCTGCCCTGGTACGACGAGGGCAAGGTCCGCATGGCCTTCGAGGTGACCTCCGGACTGGAGCACACCCTCGACGCCTACGCCCGCCTGTTCACGGGGGAGAAGGTGGGCAAGGCCCTGGTGCAGGTCGGCGAACTCGATTCCTGA
- a CDS encoding cobalamin B12-binding domain-containing protein, with product MTARVLVAKPGLDGHDRGAKIVARTLRDAGFEVVYTGIRQRIEDIVSIAVQEDVAVVGLSILSGAHVALTKRVVDALREADAADIAVVVGGTIPQGDIEKLRAVGAAAVFPTGTALDVLVTEMRALTGTSAPS from the coding sequence ATGACCGCGCGCGTACTGGTCGCCAAACCGGGCCTCGACGGCCACGATCGTGGCGCGAAGATCGTCGCCCGCACCCTGCGCGACGCCGGGTTCGAAGTCGTCTACACCGGTATCCGGCAGCGGATCGAGGACATCGTGTCCATCGCCGTCCAGGAAGACGTCGCGGTGGTCGGGCTGAGCATTCTGTCCGGCGCCCATGTCGCCCTGACGAAACGGGTCGTCGACGCGCTGCGCGAAGCCGACGCGGCCGATATCGCGGTCGTGGTCGGCGGCACCATCCCGCAAGGCGATATCGAGAAACTGCGGGCCGTCGGCGCGGCCGCGGTCTTCCCGACCGGCACCGCGCTCGACGTGCTGGTCACCGAGATGCGGGCGCTCACCGGAACATCGGCGCCGTCCTGA
- a CDS encoding esterase/lipase family protein, with protein MKRTTLRGTLRAAVVAGAAILVVGLPGAGVNAEPVPAPTEQQLADVIADGLKDPAARPIAETGSAGSGSACNSGSGAGSGNGSGDCYGGSGSSSGLSGGYSSDTVGFGPPSTAFLAAFGHSLLNPDVAPPGANDWHCTPSAEHPEPVVLIHGTWENAYDNFAFVSQPIHDAGHCVFTFNYGRSNLVQGGGLGSVLPGANGTGYIEDSAKQIAVFVDRVLAATGAQKVNIVAHSQGGPVSRQYLKFEGGAPKVRHLMTFGATNHGTTLVGIGALGRAINNFGIDVLGLVEIFVGHSGIQQTVGSNFVNNLNAGGDTVPGVDYTVVGSRYDEITTPYDSTFLTPGPGATVRNVTIQDGCEQDLSDHLTMLYSPRVLSIILNTLDPAQPLQCAFNPWLIGGGGKL; from the coding sequence ATGAAGCGAACTACCCTCCGCGGGACCCTGCGCGCCGCCGTCGTGGCCGGTGCGGCGATTCTCGTAGTCGGGCTGCCCGGTGCCGGAGTCAACGCCGAGCCCGTTCCGGCTCCGACCGAGCAGCAGCTGGCGGATGTAATCGCCGACGGGCTGAAAGATCCGGCGGCGCGGCCGATAGCCGAAACCGGTAGCGCGGGTTCCGGTTCCGCGTGCAACTCGGGCAGTGGCGCGGGCTCGGGCAACGGCTCCGGCGACTGCTACGGGGGCTCCGGGTCCAGCTCGGGTCTGTCGGGCGGGTACTCCTCGGACACTGTGGGGTTCGGCCCGCCGTCCACTGCGTTCCTCGCGGCGTTCGGCCACAGTCTGCTGAATCCCGATGTGGCCCCGCCGGGCGCCAACGACTGGCACTGCACACCGAGCGCCGAACATCCTGAGCCGGTCGTGCTGATCCACGGCACGTGGGAGAACGCCTACGACAACTTCGCGTTCGTCTCCCAGCCCATCCACGACGCCGGTCATTGCGTCTTCACCTTCAATTACGGCAGGTCCAACCTCGTCCAAGGCGGTGGGCTCGGTTCGGTCCTGCCCGGTGCCAACGGCACCGGATACATCGAGGATTCGGCGAAGCAGATCGCGGTCTTCGTGGACCGGGTGCTGGCGGCTACGGGCGCGCAGAAGGTGAACATCGTCGCCCACTCCCAGGGCGGCCCGGTATCGCGGCAGTACCTGAAATTCGAGGGCGGCGCGCCGAAGGTGCGCCACCTGATGACCTTCGGCGCCACGAATCACGGCACCACACTGGTCGGCATCGGTGCGCTGGGGCGCGCGATCAACAATTTCGGCATCGACGTGCTCGGTCTGGTCGAGATCTTCGTGGGCCACTCCGGCATCCAGCAGACCGTCGGCTCGAACTTCGTGAACAACCTCAACGCCGGTGGCGACACGGTGCCGGGAGTCGACTACACGGTCGTCGGCAGCCGCTACGACGAGATCACCACCCCGTACGATTCGACCTTCCTGACACCCGGGCCGGGGGCGACGGTCCGCAATGTCACGATCCAGGACGGATGCGAGCAGGACCTGTCCGATCACCTGACGATGTTGTACTCCCCGCGGGTGCTGTCGATAATCCTGAACACCCTGGATCCCGCTCAGCCGCTGCAGTGCGCCTTCAATCCTTGGCTGATCGGCGGAGGCGGCAAGCTCTGA
- a CDS encoding CaiB/BaiF CoA transferase family protein: protein MNAGPLAGIRVLEVGTMLAGPYATMMLADLGAEVVKLEPPGGDISRKVGDYYFASLNRGKRSVCLDLTSDTGQRRLGELAADSHALLVNLKPSVIRKLGLTYEALRRHNDRLVCVALTGFGLDNGDDPAFDYVVQASTGVAALTGDPAGPPTLPGYSSADNSTGLTAALGLLAQIVSGKGGQIDVSLRDVMLSQLNYHAAAYLDNGVEPQRRPHGAHSYYVPAQLFPTAQGYLALFITHDGFWKLFAGEAGLAGFETMAERVSSREAVLGLVTAALATDTAQSWEARLRPLGVPAAAVRTLSQALDATPEMVVRAGEHRLVGSPVRVVGWTPAYRPPPKLGEHDGTAA from the coding sequence GTGAATGCGGGGCCGTTGGCCGGTATCCGGGTGTTGGAGGTCGGCACCATGCTGGCCGGTCCCTATGCCACCATGATGCTCGCCGACCTCGGCGCCGAGGTCGTGAAACTGGAACCGCCCGGCGGGGATATCTCGCGCAAGGTCGGCGATTACTATTTCGCCAGTCTCAACCGCGGTAAACGCAGCGTCTGCCTGGACCTGACCTCCGACACGGGACAGCGCAGGCTCGGCGAGCTGGCCGCGGATTCGCATGCGCTGCTGGTGAATCTGAAGCCGTCGGTCATCCGCAAGCTCGGACTCACCTACGAGGCGTTGCGCCGGCACAACGACCGTCTCGTCTGCGTCGCCCTCACCGGCTTCGGGCTCGACAACGGCGACGACCCGGCGTTCGACTACGTGGTGCAGGCATCCACCGGAGTCGCCGCCCTTACCGGCGACCCGGCCGGACCGCCCACGTTGCCCGGCTATTCGTCCGCCGACAATTCCACCGGCCTCACCGCCGCGCTGGGTCTGCTCGCCCAGATCGTGTCCGGGAAGGGTGGTCAGATCGACGTCTCGCTGCGTGACGTGATGCTGTCCCAGCTGAATTATCACGCGGCCGCGTATCTCGACAACGGTGTCGAACCGCAGCGCCGGCCCCACGGCGCGCACTCGTATTACGTTCCTGCACAACTATTTCCGACGGCTCAGGGATATCTGGCCCTGTTCATCACCCACGACGGCTTCTGGAAGCTCTTCGCGGGTGAGGCGGGACTGGCCGGATTCGAGACGATGGCCGAGCGGGTGAGCAGTCGCGAGGCCGTCCTGGGTCTGGTGACGGCCGCCCTTGCCACCGATACCGCGCAGTCCTGGGAGGCGCGCTTGCGGCCCCTCGGTGTTCCGGCGGCGGCGGTGCGCACCCTGTCGCAGGCCCTCGACGCGACCCCCGAGATGGTCGTCCGCGCCGGCGAGCACCGGCTCGTCGGCTCCCCGGTCCGGGTGGTGGGCTGGACCCCCGCTTACCGGCCGCCGCCGAAGCTCGGCGAACACGACGGCACGGCCGCGTAG
- a CDS encoding TetR/AcrR family transcriptional regulator, whose product MPSKAVGHRRRPTQERAKATREHILDTAARLFGQRGIADTSTNRIAAEAGLSIGTVYRYFSDRSVMVEELLRRLLENIERRITQQVSGLRQKDTERLFADILHTISEELVENADLVRALVGGVQFYSSGLPEFEPRLRLLVKVALIQILGPGDDHRYDVMTFVIINTGFAAVLRASAVGVGSDDRREAIDTTARMLGCWIDAEAKSP is encoded by the coding sequence ATGCCGTCGAAAGCGGTCGGCCATCGCCGGCGCCCGACTCAAGAGCGCGCCAAGGCCACCCGAGAACACATCCTCGACACGGCGGCACGATTGTTCGGCCAACGCGGCATCGCCGACACCTCCACCAACCGGATCGCCGCCGAAGCGGGCTTGAGTATCGGCACTGTCTACCGCTACTTCTCGGATCGTTCGGTCATGGTCGAGGAACTGCTACGACGACTGTTGGAGAACATCGAGCGTCGCATCACCCAGCAGGTCTCCGGGCTCCGGCAGAAGGACACCGAACGACTGTTCGCCGACATCCTGCACACCATCAGCGAGGAACTCGTCGAGAACGCCGACCTCGTCCGCGCGCTGGTCGGCGGCGTCCAGTTCTACAGCAGCGGCCTTCCCGAATTCGAGCCGCGCCTGCGCCTGCTCGTGAAGGTGGCGCTGATCCAGATCCTCGGTCCGGGCGACGATCACCGATACGACGTTATGACCTTCGTCATCATCAACACCGGATTCGCCGCGGTACTGCGGGCGTCCGCGGTCGGGGTCGGCAGCGACGACCGCCGCGAGGCGATCGACACGACCGCGCGCATGCTCGGCTGCTGGATCGACGCCGAAGCAAAGAGTCCCTAG
- a CDS encoding SDR family oxidoreductase: MPTEQQIFTDRTLVVSGASRGIGLAVALAAARRGANVVLLAKTAQPHPKLPGTVHTAVAEIEAAGGKAAAVVGDVRVEEDVQRLVDTAIERFGHIDYCVNNASAIATDPTEQLSAKKFDLMQQINLRGTFLLTRACLPHLRKAPNPHVLTIAPPLNTSPRWLGAHPSYTLSKYGMTLLTLGWAAEFADAGIAANCLWPQTYIATSAVANLPDGTAMLESSRSPQIMGDAAAEILSREAKYHTGTCYIDAPTLIESGRTDLSEYGGGANPIPDMFLD; encoded by the coding sequence ATGCCGACCGAACAGCAGATCTTCACCGACCGGACCCTCGTGGTATCCGGAGCCAGCCGCGGGATCGGACTGGCCGTCGCGCTCGCCGCCGCCCGCCGCGGCGCGAACGTCGTATTGCTGGCCAAGACGGCACAACCGCATCCGAAGCTCCCCGGCACCGTCCACACCGCCGTCGCGGAGATCGAGGCGGCCGGCGGCAAAGCCGCCGCCGTGGTCGGCGACGTCCGGGTGGAGGAGGACGTCCAACGCCTCGTCGATACCGCGATCGAGCGGTTCGGGCATATCGACTACTGCGTGAACAACGCGAGCGCCATCGCCACCGATCCCACCGAGCAGCTGTCGGCGAAGAAATTCGACCTGATGCAGCAGATCAACCTGCGCGGCACCTTCCTGCTGACCCGGGCCTGCCTGCCGCACCTACGGAAGGCGCCGAACCCGCATGTGCTGACCATCGCGCCCCCGCTGAACACCAGCCCCCGCTGGCTCGGCGCACACCCCTCCTACACGCTGTCGAAATACGGGATGACCCTGCTGACCCTCGGGTGGGCCGCCGAATTCGCCGACGCCGGCATCGCCGCGAACTGCCTGTGGCCGCAGACCTACATCGCGACCTCGGCCGTGGCGAACCTGCCGGACGGGACCGCAATGCTGGAATCTTCGCGCAGCCCGCAGATCATGGGGGACGCCGCCGCGGAAATCCTCTCGCGCGAGGCGAAGTACCACACCGGGACGTGCTATATCGACGCCCCGACGCTCATCGAATCCGGCCGCACCGATCTCTCGGAATACGGCGGCGGCGCGAACCCGATCCCCGATATGTTCCTGGACTGA
- a CDS encoding ABC1 kinase family protein, producing MDDPIPSGRLARAGMLGRLTAGQTARGVGTRLAMIGQPEQARRVLAERSTLQAAQQLVAVLGSMKGAAMKLGQMLSVLDTDLVPESHRELFRAKLAELRDRAPVVPFAAMRAVLEHDLGPMARVFNDFDETPVAAASIGQVYRAVLRDGRAVAVKVQYPGVAEAVDADIRNLRFFSKLWKSALPSAADAAVLDEISENLTRELDYLREARSQHSVAVRYRGHPLITVPDAVAAHCTPHVLVTGYVEGHSFEHIRTLPQDERDRVGELICRFYVNSLFTDYEFCGDPHPGNILLAADGRVGFVDFGLYHRMDPADADFERRCLRAAGEHRAQDLHNNWTGRGIIDPGAGVSAQECLEYVWAAAGWHLLDENVTITPELATGALVLAADPRATRFRGMRRQLLPAEHVFSRRADLFTFAALGQLEAGNNWHRIAREWLYDEPPTTDIGRAEAHWRANSRDLGRAAGSGTG from the coding sequence ATGGACGATCCGATCCCGTCGGGCCGCCTGGCGCGGGCCGGCATGCTGGGACGTCTGACAGCCGGGCAGACGGCACGTGGGGTGGGGACCCGGCTGGCGATGATCGGACAACCCGAACAGGCCCGCCGTGTACTCGCCGAGCGGTCGACGCTCCAGGCCGCACAGCAACTCGTCGCGGTCCTCGGCAGCATGAAAGGCGCGGCGATGAAGCTGGGGCAGATGCTGTCGGTGCTCGACACCGATCTCGTCCCGGAATCGCATCGAGAGCTGTTCCGGGCGAAACTGGCCGAACTGCGCGACCGGGCGCCGGTCGTGCCGTTCGCGGCGATGCGGGCGGTGCTCGAGCACGACCTCGGACCGATGGCACGGGTCTTCAACGACTTCGACGAGACACCGGTCGCGGCGGCCTCGATCGGTCAGGTGTATCGAGCGGTGTTGCGGGACGGACGCGCGGTCGCGGTCAAAGTGCAGTATCCCGGTGTCGCCGAGGCCGTCGACGCGGATATTCGCAATCTGCGCTTCTTCAGCAAACTCTGGAAATCGGCACTGCCGAGCGCGGCGGACGCCGCGGTACTCGACGAGATATCCGAGAACCTGACGCGCGAACTGGACTATCTGCGCGAAGCCCGTTCGCAGCACAGCGTCGCCGTGCGATACCGCGGACACCCGCTGATCACGGTCCCCGACGCCGTGGCAGCGCACTGCACACCGCACGTTCTGGTCACCGGATACGTCGAGGGGCATTCCTTCGAGCACATCCGGACGCTGCCCCAGGACGAGCGCGACCGGGTCGGGGAACTGATCTGCCGCTTCTACGTCAACTCGTTGTTCACCGACTACGAGTTCTGCGGCGACCCACACCCCGGCAATATCCTGCTCGCGGCCGACGGCAGAGTGGGTTTCGTCGACTTCGGGCTCTATCACCGGATGGACCCCGCTGACGCCGACTTCGAACGCCGGTGTCTGCGCGCCGCCGGCGAGCACCGAGCACAAGATCTCCACAACAATTGGACCGGGCGCGGGATCATCGATCCGGGCGCGGGCGTGAGCGCCCAGGAGTGCCTCGAATACGTGTGGGCCGCGGCAGGCTGGCACCTACTGGACGAAAACGTCACGATCACTCCCGAACTCGCCACCGGCGCACTGGTGCTGGCCGCAGATCCGCGAGCAACCCGGTTCCGGGGCATGCGCCGCCAGCTGCTGCCCGCCGAGCACGTGTTCTCCCGGCGGGCCGACCTGTTCACCTTCGCCGCGCTGGGACAGTTGGAGGCCGGCAACAACTGGCACCGCATCGCCCGCGAATGGCTCTACGACGAGCCGCCGACCACCGATATCGGGCGCGCGGAGGCGCACTGGCGGGCGAACAGCCGCGATCTCGGGCGGGCCGCCGGCAGCGGAACAGGATGA
- a CDS encoding methylmalonyl-CoA mutase family protein, producing MNDAVHTSSGIPLDPVYGPDDRRTEPPAPGAFPFTRGNYATGYRGRLWTFRQYSGFGTAEESNRRYRYLLEQGGTGLSVALDLPTQCGYDSDDPEVGEEVGRVGVAVDTLADAEILFDGIPLDKISTSFTINGTAAILLAFYVAAAEKKGVPREKLTGTIQNDILKEYASRGTWIWPPQPSLRLIADTIEFCAAQVPRFNAISVAGAHFRDAGATAVQEMAFTLADGVTYCDTVVERGRMSIEQFAPQISFFFYTHGDFFEEIAKYRAGRRRWATIVRERYGATTDKASMFRFGCVAGGASLYAPQAQNNLVRVAYEAMAAVLGGVQSMFTAAWDEPFALPSEESATMALRTQQILAYETGVTRVADPLGGSYFVEALTDKTEEAIKEIMADLENRGGMVRAIEDGYLQGLIADEAYTLHQDIESGVKPVVGVNRFVSDEPAPEIATYEMDSEGRETQLKRLAKVKAERDSADVRDTLAALSRGAEGDDNLMHRLIDCANAYCTVGEMTAALKAVWGEFQQPVVF from the coding sequence ATGAACGACGCAGTCCATACCTCCTCGGGTATCCCCCTCGATCCGGTCTACGGGCCCGACGACCGGCGTACCGAACCACCCGCGCCCGGCGCGTTTCCGTTCACCCGGGGCAACTACGCCACCGGATACCGGGGACGGCTGTGGACCTTCCGGCAGTATTCGGGCTTCGGCACGGCCGAAGAGTCCAACCGGCGCTACCGCTACCTACTGGAACAGGGCGGCACCGGCCTGTCGGTGGCGCTGGACCTGCCCACCCAGTGCGGATACGACTCCGACGATCCCGAAGTAGGGGAGGAAGTCGGGCGGGTCGGCGTCGCGGTCGACACCCTGGCCGACGCCGAGATCCTGTTCGACGGAATCCCGCTGGACAAGATCAGCACCAGCTTCACCATCAACGGGACGGCGGCGATCCTGCTCGCCTTCTACGTCGCGGCGGCGGAGAAGAAGGGCGTGCCCCGGGAGAAGCTCACCGGCACCATCCAGAACGACATCCTCAAGGAATACGCCTCACGCGGCACCTGGATCTGGCCGCCGCAGCCCTCGCTGCGGCTGATCGCCGACACCATCGAATTCTGCGCCGCGCAAGTTCCGCGCTTCAACGCCATCTCGGTGGCCGGGGCGCATTTCCGCGACGCCGGCGCGACCGCAGTCCAGGAGATGGCGTTCACTCTCGCCGACGGGGTCACCTACTGCGATACGGTCGTCGAACGCGGCCGGATGAGTATCGAGCAGTTCGCACCGCAGATCTCGTTCTTCTTCTACACCCACGGAGATTTCTTCGAGGAGATCGCCAAATACCGGGCCGGGCGGCGGCGCTGGGCGACCATCGTGCGCGAACGTTACGGCGCGACCACCGACAAAGCCTCGATGTTCCGCTTCGGCTGTGTGGCCGGCGGCGCCTCGCTCTACGCCCCGCAGGCGCAGAACAACCTGGTGCGGGTGGCCTACGAGGCGATGGCCGCGGTACTCGGCGGCGTGCAGTCGATGTTCACCGCGGCCTGGGACGAACCCTTCGCGCTGCCGAGTGAGGAATCGGCGACCATGGCGCTGCGCACCCAGCAGATCCTGGCCTACGAGACCGGCGTCACCCGGGTGGCCGATCCGCTGGGCGGCTCCTATTTCGTGGAAGCCCTCACGGACAAGACCGAAGAGGCCATCAAGGAGATCATGGCCGACCTGGAGAACCGGGGCGGCATGGTCCGGGCGATCGAGGACGGATACCTGCAGGGGCTGATCGCCGACGAGGCGTACACCCTGCACCAGGACATCGAATCCGGCGTCAAACCGGTGGTCGGCGTGAACCGGTTCGTCTCCGACGAACCCGCCCCCGAGATCGCCACCTACGAAATGGATTCCGAAGGTCGCGAGACCCAGTTGAAACGCCTGGCCAAGGTGAAGGCGGAACGGGACTCCGCGGACGTGCGCGACACCTTGGCCGCGCTGTCGCGCGGCGCCGAAGGAGACGACAACCTCATGCATCGCTTGATCGACTGCGCGAACGCCTACTGCACGGTGGGCGAGATGACCGCCGCCCTCAAAGCGGTCTGGGGCGAATTCCAGCAGCCGGTGGTGTTCTGA